One Ficedula albicollis isolate OC2 chromosome Z, FicAlb1.5, whole genome shotgun sequence DNA window includes the following coding sequences:
- the GNG10 gene encoding guanine nucleotide-binding protein G(I)/G(S)/G(O) subunit gamma-10, translated as MPTATGFLSGIFFPFQVSQAAAELQQYCMQNACKDALLVGVPAGSNPFREPRSCALL; from the exons ATGCCAACAGCCACTGG TTTCctctctggaattttttttccttttcaggtctctcaggcagctgcagaactCCAGCAGTACTGTATGCAAAATGCCTGCAAAGATGCCTTGCTTGTTGGGGTTCCTGCAGGGAGCAATCCCTTCCGAGAACCCCgatcctgtgctctgctctga